Proteins from one Telopea speciosissima isolate NSW1024214 ecotype Mountain lineage chromosome 1, Tspe_v1, whole genome shotgun sequence genomic window:
- the LOC122642729 gene encoding ADP-ribosylation factor GTPase-activating protein AGD5 isoform X1, which yields MNEKANVSKELNAKHKKILEGLLKFPENRECADCKSKGPRWASVNLGIFICMQCSGIHRSLGVHISKVRSATLDTWLPEQVAFIQSMGNEKANSYWEAELPPNYDRVGIENFIRAKYEEKRWILRDGKQKSPSRVQEETTSVYRQRPGGRSDDGYINNVEHSYEERKNTSPATRSNISAIHSYGERKNTTPPATRSNISAIKNSIPAPPKATDQVSADPRLQPVVQKEEPVVPKSESATEPAKATVVVSPPKVDYVTDLFNMLSMNGPTENGTDKSSIDDNAWAGFQSAEASSTTETVSSTKPVENKTSSTSGVEDLFKDTPLVTSTPVSEKPQKDVKNDILSLFEKSDMVSPFSIHQQQLAMLAQHQSLLMAAAAKSSGGAPTFPGNSQQPSSNGINALGASSPTENWPNLGYQIPGMTMPGIGPNQFQKHVRVGNMRPTNTAVNSILFPSSNSMYNIGSVGAVNGVVATSGVNGRSSSASSVSSVSPTQTGKDYDFSSLMQGMFSNQRQ from the exons ATACTGGAGGGGCTTCTTAAGTTTCCAGAGAATAGGGAATGTGCTGACTGTAAATCCAA AGGTCCAAGATGGGCGAGTGTGAATCTTGGAATCTTTATATGCATGCAGTGCTCTGGAATCCATCGAAGTCTTGGGGTACACATATCAAAG GTTCGGTCTGCAACACTGGATACATGGCTTCCGGAGCAGGTTGCTTTCATTCAAT CAATGGGAAATGAAAAAGCAAATAGCTATTGGGAAGCAGAGCTACCACCAAATTACGACAGAGTTGGGATAGAGAACTTCATTCGTGCAAA ATATGAAGAGAAAAGATGGATTCTAAGGGATGGGAAGCAGAAATCACCTTCAAGGGTGCAGGAAGAGACAACTTCTGTATATAGGCAGAGACCTGGAGGCAGAAGTGACGATGGATACATCAACAATGTTGAACATTCATATGAGGAGAGGAAGAACACTTCACCAGCTACACGAAGCAATATTTCTGCTATACATTCATATGGGGAGAGGAAGAACACTACTCCACCAGCTACAAGAAGCAATATTTCTGCAATAAAGAATAGCATTCCTGCACCTCCTAAAGCAACTGATCAG GTGTCCGCTGATCCAAGACTGCAGCCTGTTGTACAGAAAGAAGAACCAGTAGTGCCAAAGTCTGAATCAGCAACGGAACCAGCTAAAGCTACAGTGGTTGTCTCACCTCCAAAAGTTGATTATGTCACTGACCTTTTTAACATGCTCTCAATGAATGGTCCAACAGAAAATGGCACGGACAAATCTTCCATTGATGATAATGCATGGGCTGGCTTCCAAT CTGCAGAAGCATCATCCACAACAGAAACTGTTAGTTCTACTAAGCCAGTTGAAAATAAGACGTCATCTACATCTGGAGTTGAGGATCTGTTTAAAGATACACCATTGGTTACATCCACTCCAGTTTCAGAGAAACCACAAAAAGATGTCAAGAATGACATTTTGAGCCTCTTTGAAAAG TCCGACATGGTTTCTCCATTTTCTATCCATCAACAGCAACTTGCAATGCTGGCGCAGCATCAGTCCCTTCTTATGGCTGCGGCAGCCAAGTCCAGTGGTGGGGCCCCAACATTTCCTGGCAATTCTCAGCAACCTAGCTCTAATGGCATCAATGCACTTGGAGCCAGCTCGCCTACTGAAAACTGGCCAAACTTAGGCTATCAAATACCGGGAATGACAATGCCAGGAATTGGGCCAAATCAGTTCCAGAAACATGTGCGG GTGGGAAACATGAGACCAACAAATACAGCAGTGAACTCGATTCTTTTTCCATCTTCCAA CAGCATGTATAATATAGGATCAGTTGGTGCAGTCAATGGAGTAGTAGCTACCAGTGGTGTCAATGGGCGATCATCCTCTGCATCTTCTGTCTCTTCTGTTTCTCCTACACAAACAGGAAAAGATTATGATTTCTCATCGTTAATGCAGGGGATGTTCTCAAACCAGAGGCAGTGA
- the LOC122642729 gene encoding ADP-ribosylation factor GTPase-activating protein AGD5 isoform X2: protein MNEKANVSKELNAKHKKILEGLLKFPENRECADCKSKGPRWASVNLGIFICMQCSGIHRSLGVHISKVRSATLDTWLPEQVAFIQSMGNEKANSYWEAELPPNYDRVGIENFIRAKYEEKRWILRDGKQKSPSRVQEETTSVYRQRPGGRSDDGYINNVEHSYEERKNTSPATRSNISAIHSYGERKNTTPPATRSNISAIKNSIPAPPKATDQVSADPRLQPVVQKEEPVVPKSESATEPAKATVVVSPPKVDYVTDLFNMLSMNGPTENGTDKSSIDDNAWAGFQSAEASSTTETVSSTKPVENKTSSTSGVEDLFKDTPLVTSTPVSEKPQKDVKNDILSLFEKSDMVSPFSIHQQQLAMLAQHQSLLMAAAAKSSGGAPTFPGNSQQPSSNGINALGASSPTENWPNLGYQIPGMTMPGIGPNQFQKHVRVGNMRPTNTAVNSILFPSSNMYNIGSVGAVNGVVATSGVNGRSSSASSVSSVSPTQTGKDYDFSSLMQGMFSNQRQ, encoded by the exons ATACTGGAGGGGCTTCTTAAGTTTCCAGAGAATAGGGAATGTGCTGACTGTAAATCCAA AGGTCCAAGATGGGCGAGTGTGAATCTTGGAATCTTTATATGCATGCAGTGCTCTGGAATCCATCGAAGTCTTGGGGTACACATATCAAAG GTTCGGTCTGCAACACTGGATACATGGCTTCCGGAGCAGGTTGCTTTCATTCAAT CAATGGGAAATGAAAAAGCAAATAGCTATTGGGAAGCAGAGCTACCACCAAATTACGACAGAGTTGGGATAGAGAACTTCATTCGTGCAAA ATATGAAGAGAAAAGATGGATTCTAAGGGATGGGAAGCAGAAATCACCTTCAAGGGTGCAGGAAGAGACAACTTCTGTATATAGGCAGAGACCTGGAGGCAGAAGTGACGATGGATACATCAACAATGTTGAACATTCATATGAGGAGAGGAAGAACACTTCACCAGCTACACGAAGCAATATTTCTGCTATACATTCATATGGGGAGAGGAAGAACACTACTCCACCAGCTACAAGAAGCAATATTTCTGCAATAAAGAATAGCATTCCTGCACCTCCTAAAGCAACTGATCAG GTGTCCGCTGATCCAAGACTGCAGCCTGTTGTACAGAAAGAAGAACCAGTAGTGCCAAAGTCTGAATCAGCAACGGAACCAGCTAAAGCTACAGTGGTTGTCTCACCTCCAAAAGTTGATTATGTCACTGACCTTTTTAACATGCTCTCAATGAATGGTCCAACAGAAAATGGCACGGACAAATCTTCCATTGATGATAATGCATGGGCTGGCTTCCAAT CTGCAGAAGCATCATCCACAACAGAAACTGTTAGTTCTACTAAGCCAGTTGAAAATAAGACGTCATCTACATCTGGAGTTGAGGATCTGTTTAAAGATACACCATTGGTTACATCCACTCCAGTTTCAGAGAAACCACAAAAAGATGTCAAGAATGACATTTTGAGCCTCTTTGAAAAG TCCGACATGGTTTCTCCATTTTCTATCCATCAACAGCAACTTGCAATGCTGGCGCAGCATCAGTCCCTTCTTATGGCTGCGGCAGCCAAGTCCAGTGGTGGGGCCCCAACATTTCCTGGCAATTCTCAGCAACCTAGCTCTAATGGCATCAATGCACTTGGAGCCAGCTCGCCTACTGAAAACTGGCCAAACTTAGGCTATCAAATACCGGGAATGACAATGCCAGGAATTGGGCCAAATCAGTTCCAGAAACATGTGCGG GTGGGAAACATGAGACCAACAAATACAGCAGTGAACTCGATTCTTTTTCCATCTTCCAA CATGTATAATATAGGATCAGTTGGTGCAGTCAATGGAGTAGTAGCTACCAGTGGTGTCAATGGGCGATCATCCTCTGCATCTTCTGTCTCTTCTGTTTCTCCTACACAAACAGGAAAAGATTATGATTTCTCATCGTTAATGCAGGGGATGTTCTCAAACCAGAGGCAGTGA
- the LOC122642729 gene encoding ADP-ribosylation factor GTPase-activating protein AGD5 isoform X3, protein MNEKANVSKELNAKHKKILEGLLKFPENRECADCKSKGPRWASVNLGIFICMQCSGIHRSLGVHISKVRSATLDTWLPEQVAFIQSMGNEKANSYWEAELPPNYDRVGIENFIRAKYEEKRWILRDGKQKSPSRVQEETTSVYRQRPGGRSDDGYINNVEHSYEERKNTTPPATRSNISAIKNSIPAPPKATDQVSADPRLQPVVQKEEPVVPKSESATEPAKATVVVSPPKVDYVTDLFNMLSMNGPTENGTDKSSIDDNAWAGFQSAEASSTTETVSSTKPVENKTSSTSGVEDLFKDTPLVTSTPVSEKPQKDVKNDILSLFEKSDMVSPFSIHQQQLAMLAQHQSLLMAAAAKSSGGAPTFPGNSQQPSSNGINALGASSPTENWPNLGYQIPGMTMPGIGPNQFQKHVRVGNMRPTNTAVNSILFPSSNSMYNIGSVGAVNGVVATSGVNGRSSSASSVSSVSPTQTGKDYDFSSLMQGMFSNQRQ, encoded by the exons ATACTGGAGGGGCTTCTTAAGTTTCCAGAGAATAGGGAATGTGCTGACTGTAAATCCAA AGGTCCAAGATGGGCGAGTGTGAATCTTGGAATCTTTATATGCATGCAGTGCTCTGGAATCCATCGAAGTCTTGGGGTACACATATCAAAG GTTCGGTCTGCAACACTGGATACATGGCTTCCGGAGCAGGTTGCTTTCATTCAAT CAATGGGAAATGAAAAAGCAAATAGCTATTGGGAAGCAGAGCTACCACCAAATTACGACAGAGTTGGGATAGAGAACTTCATTCGTGCAAA ATATGAAGAGAAAAGATGGATTCTAAGGGATGGGAAGCAGAAATCACCTTCAAGGGTGCAGGAAGAGACAACTTCTGTATATAGGCAGAGACCTGGAGGCAGAAGTGACGATGGATACATCAACAATGTTGAACATTCATATGAGGAGAG GAAGAACACTACTCCACCAGCTACAAGAAGCAATATTTCTGCAATAAAGAATAGCATTCCTGCACCTCCTAAAGCAACTGATCAG GTGTCCGCTGATCCAAGACTGCAGCCTGTTGTACAGAAAGAAGAACCAGTAGTGCCAAAGTCTGAATCAGCAACGGAACCAGCTAAAGCTACAGTGGTTGTCTCACCTCCAAAAGTTGATTATGTCACTGACCTTTTTAACATGCTCTCAATGAATGGTCCAACAGAAAATGGCACGGACAAATCTTCCATTGATGATAATGCATGGGCTGGCTTCCAAT CTGCAGAAGCATCATCCACAACAGAAACTGTTAGTTCTACTAAGCCAGTTGAAAATAAGACGTCATCTACATCTGGAGTTGAGGATCTGTTTAAAGATACACCATTGGTTACATCCACTCCAGTTTCAGAGAAACCACAAAAAGATGTCAAGAATGACATTTTGAGCCTCTTTGAAAAG TCCGACATGGTTTCTCCATTTTCTATCCATCAACAGCAACTTGCAATGCTGGCGCAGCATCAGTCCCTTCTTATGGCTGCGGCAGCCAAGTCCAGTGGTGGGGCCCCAACATTTCCTGGCAATTCTCAGCAACCTAGCTCTAATGGCATCAATGCACTTGGAGCCAGCTCGCCTACTGAAAACTGGCCAAACTTAGGCTATCAAATACCGGGAATGACAATGCCAGGAATTGGGCCAAATCAGTTCCAGAAACATGTGCGG GTGGGAAACATGAGACCAACAAATACAGCAGTGAACTCGATTCTTTTTCCATCTTCCAA CAGCATGTATAATATAGGATCAGTTGGTGCAGTCAATGGAGTAGTAGCTACCAGTGGTGTCAATGGGCGATCATCCTCTGCATCTTCTGTCTCTTCTGTTTCTCCTACACAAACAGGAAAAGATTATGATTTCTCATCGTTAATGCAGGGGATGTTCTCAAACCAGAGGCAGTGA